The stretch of DNA AAAAGACAAGCTCGTCGGCACCTTTTTCGCTGTAGATGGCCCCCAACTCGACAGGGTCGCCAGCATCGCGAAGGTTAACAAAATTGACCCCTTTGACGGTGCGACCGTCTTTGATGTCTAGGCAAGGTATGATACGTTTGGCAAGCATTTTTTTTGGTTTAAGTTGTAAGTCAAGAAGTCGTAAGTTCTGAAGTCGTAAGTCTTGAAGTCGAAAAAAGGTGAAGGACATATCCCAGCATTTTCATTTTCATTTTAATTGCCATTTTGATTAAAAGGTCTTAAAATCAATAGGTCAAAAGTCTTTTAAATCTTGCAACTTCAAATTTCCTTCATAAATAGCTTTCCCGATAATAGCGCCGAAACAGCCAATTTCCCTCAACAGATGGAGTTCTGCCATGGTGGTAACGCCGCCGCTAGCAATAAGTTTGGTCTGGGGAAAACGTTCCAATATTTGACGATACAAATCAACCGAGCTACCGGCTAACAATCCGTCCTTGGCAATATCAGTACAAATGACATATTTTAAACCCTGGCTGGTATAGCTTTCGAGAAAGGCGAACAGTTCCAATTCGCTTTTTTCTTGCCAGCCACTAACGGCGATATAACCATCTTTCACATCGGCGCCCAGGATGATTCGCTCACTTCCATGTTGGGAGAGCCATCCAAGAAACAGCGCTTCGTCCTTGACGGCCACGGTCCCTCCGGTGACCTGCCGGGCGCCACTTTCGAAGGCAATGCGCAGGTCTTCATCCGATTTCAGGCCACCCCCAAAATCGATGTGAAGGCTGGTCTGACTGGCGATCTTCTCCAATACAGGGTAGTTGATAATTCGTTTGGCTTTGGCACCGTCAAGGTCAACCAAATGGAGACGGTTAAGTCCTGCCGCTTCGTACTGTTTGGCTACTTCCAACGGGTCTTCGTTGTAGATTTTCTTTTGCGCGTAATCGCCTTGGGTAAGGCGTACACATTTACCGTCAATAATATCTATGGCCGGAATAATATACATTTATGTTCGTGTTTTCTTGATGCCAGTAATATGGGCTAGGGGATGATCGTCATGTTCTGCCATAAGCAGGTTATAGGGTTAAAAAATCCTTAAGGACCTGTTCTCCCACTTTGCCTGATTTCTCTGGGTGAAACTGGGTAGCGTAAAAGTTGTCTTTTTTCAGGACTGAGCTAAAGGGCATGACATAATCTGTTAAGGCAGAAGTAAACGCTCCTTTTTCCACGTAGTAACTATGTACAAAATAGGCAAAGCCCCCCTCCAAGGTGGGACTCAACCAACTACCTTCCAAGCGTTGAAGTTGGTTCCAACCCATATGTGGCACTTTTTCGCCATTAGATGGCTTAAATAAACGGACATTTTGCGGAATAATACCAAGACAAGGCGTATCGTTCTCTTCCGAATAATCACAAAGCAACTGCATACCCAGACATATGCCAAGGACGGGTTGAGTCAAACTACGAATCACCTCATCCAAGCCTTTATTCCGAAGGTATTTCATGGTTGTACTCGCCTCACCGACGCCCGGGAAAATAACTTTATCCGCAGCCCTGATCTGCGCATGGTCATCTGTCAAATTGGCTTCCACGCCTAGGCGCTCCATCGCAAAAAGGACAGAGCGGACATTCCCTGCATTGTAATTGATAATAGCTATTGACATGTCTACAGTTTTAACGGAGTTACAAAACACCCTTCGTAGAAGGCAGCTGCATGTTTTCTATATCCCGCCACTTTGCCATCTTGATGGCTCGGGCCCAGGCCTTGAAAATGGCTTCTATTTTATGGTGCTCATTTTCCCCTTCTGCTTTGATATTGAGATTGCACTTGGCCGTATCGCTAAAAGATTTGAAAAAGTGATAGAACATCTCCGTTGGCATTTCACCAATCCTTTCCCTTTTGAAACTAGCTTCCCATACCAACCAGGGTCGTCCCCCAAAATCGATGGCCACCTGGGCCAGGCAATCATCCATTGGCAAGCAGTAGCCATAACGTTCAAGTCCCATTTTATCTCCAATGGCTTGATGGAAGGCCTCTCCCAAGGCAAGCGCAGTATCTTCGATCGTATGGTGTTCATCTATATGCAAATCTCCCTTTACCTTAATGGTCAAATCACAAACGGCATGGCGTGCAAGTTGATCGAGCATATGATCAAAGAATCCAATCCCGGTATCATGATCCGCCTTACCTTCACCATCGAGGTTGAGTTCGATCAAAATATCGGTTTCTTTCGTTTTTCGGTGGATGCGAGCAGTGCGGGCGGGTAATTTAAGCCACTCGTAAATTTTTTCCCAGCTAGTGGTCACGAGTCCAATACTACCGTCTAGTTCCTCTCTTTTATTTTGCAGCTCCCCTGCACCTAAGTCTGGTTCATTGTTCAACCAAATGCCTTTAGCCCCAAGGTTTTTGGCCAATTCCATATCGGTCAGCCGATCGCCAATAACGATAGAATTGGTCAAATCATATTCACCATTCATGTAAGGCTCCATCAGCCCGGTACGAGGTTTACGTGTAGGCGCATTTTCGTGCGGAAAAGTCCGGTCAATGAGCACATCTTTGAAGGTGATTCCCTCGTTTTCAAACGCTTTCATCAGCTTATAATGAGCAGGCCAAAAAGTGTCCTCGGGGAAAGCATCCGTCCCCAAACCATCCTGATTCGTAATCATGATCAGTTCATAGTCCAACTCCCTTACCATACGCCCGAGGTAAGTGAATACCATAGGATAAAATTCCAGCTTCTCCAATGCATCTAATTGGTAATCCACTGGTGGTTCCAATACCAACGTTCCGTCTCGATCTAAAATTAATAGTTTTTTCATTTCTTATTTAGGCTTGATAGGCTTGTAACACGCTTAAAAGCAATTGATTCTCTTCTGGTCTACCGACCGTAAGTCGCAAACATCCTTCGCAAAGAGGAACGCTAGAACGATCCCGGGCAATGATCCCGTGTTCAACAAGGAATTGGTACAGGTCTTTGGGCTGTTCGACTTCCACCAACAAAAAATTTGCAGCAGAAGGATGGATTTTTTTTACAAAAGCAAACGCCTTAAGTCGATCCGCTAACAAGTCTCTTTCCTTCAAAATGGTGTCGACCCATTCCGCCTGTTGCTGCTGGTTTTGCAGTGCTTCTAAGGCTGCCTTTTGGGTTAATTGGTTCACATTATAGGGCGGTTTCACCTTATTTAGATAAGCAATAATCGCCTCCGATGCAAAGGCCATTCCCAGACGGATTCCTGCCAAACCCCAGGCTTTCGAAAAGGTTTGGGTAACGACCAGGTTAGGGTATGTTTTAAGGTAGCGGCGAAAACTCTCTTGCGACGAAAAATCAATATAGGCTTCGTCGATCACTACAATCCCGGGGAATTGATCGAGCAAACGAAAAACCAGTTCTGGCTCAAGGTCGTTGCCCGTCGGGTTATTAGGGCTGCACAAAAATAAGATTTTTGATTGAGGTGTGGTAGCGGAAAGTATGGGCTCCAGCCGAGGTTGATAATCGGGTGTTAAAAGAATTTCCTTGATGGCAATGTCTTCGATCGAAGCACTGACTTTGTACATCCCATAGGTCGGCGGAAGTGTAATGATGTGGTCGATCCTCGGTTCACAAAAGATTCGAACCAATAGATCAATGACTTCATCGCTACCATTTCCCAGAAAAATGTGCTCCTTGGGTATTTCCCAAATATGGCTAATGGCTTCCTTCAATTGCCATTGTAGTGGGTCCGGATAACGATTCAAGCCCGTTTCAAAAGGGTTCTCATTGGCATCAATAAACACCTCTGCCTGGCCTTTGAATTCACTTCTGGCAGAAGAATAAGGACTCAATTGCCTAATATTTGGCCGAACTAGGTTTTCGACATTCATATTTTCTGGTTATAATTACTTTTTCCTGCTTCACAGCGATTTGATTCGGATGGTAACGGCATTTTTATGTGCGATCAGTTCTTCTGCCTCAGCCATCGTTTCAACGGAGGGGCCAATTAAGCTTAGTCCTCGCCTGCTCAATTTCTGAAACGTGATTTTTTTAACAAAAGAGTCGAGCGACACCCCACTGTATGACCGGGCAAACCCATTGGTTGGCAAAGTATGGTTCGTCCCCGAAGCATAGTCTCCAACCGACTCAGGTGTATAATTCCCCAAAAACACGGAACCCGCATTGACGATCTCCTCACCCATTTCCTCTGCATCATTGACCGCCAGGATAAGGTGTTCTGGTGCATAGGCATTAATAAAGGCCAAGGCTTCTGCCCTATTTTTCAGCACGATAGCTGAACTATTGGCCAAAGCACCTGCTGCTATCTCTTTTCTTGGCAATTGTGCCAATTGCGCCGCCAAAGCCACCTGAACGGCCTCCACTGTTTCTTTGGAAAACGCGACTAACAGCACCTGGCTGTCGCTGCCATGCTCTGCTTGCGATAGCAAATCTGCGGCCACGAAATCAGGGTTGGCGCTTTCATCGGCACAAACCAGTACTTCTGAGGGGCCCGCTGGCATATCAATCGGCAATCCTTCCTTATTCACCAATTGCTTAGCTGCTGTAACGTACTGATTGCCAGGGCCAAAGATTTTATACACCTGCGGAACCGTTTCCGTCCCATAAGCCATTGCACCAATCGCCTGGACACCACCAACCTTGAAGATCTTAGTCACTCCCACCAGATGCGCAGCGTAGATAATCGCAGGATGCACATTCCCTCCTGTCCTTGGCGGAGAGCAAAGGACTATTTCCTGGCAGCCCGCTAGTTTAGCCGGTATGCCAAGCATGAGTACCGTCGAAAAAAGGGGTGCTGTCCCTCCGGGTATATACAAGCCCACCTTTTCAATCCCAACACTTTTGCGCCAACATTGTACCCCAGGCATCGTTTCCACCACCTGTACTGCCGACTTTTGTTGCTCATGAAAATAGGCAATATTTTTTTTGGCCACTTGTATAGCCGTCTTCAAGGTATCACTTAAACTGGCTTCAGCCGCTTGTATTTCGTGCTCACTGACCACAAAATCGGCTACATCTACCCCATCAAATTGTTTACTGTAACGCTTTAAAGCTTGATCTCCTTCCTTGCGAATAGTTTGGAGTACCTCGCTAACCGTAGCTTCCAAGTCGGAATGATCTATCGCTGGCCTTTGCAAAATGGAGGGCCATACTGCTTTATCTGGGAAAAAATACGTTTTCATCGTTTGATTTTTCTTTTAGAGAAGAAGACGTAAAATAGTATTTGGAAATCAAATAATCATTTTCTGGATGGGCACAACCAGGATGCCCTGTGCGCCAGCCCCTTCCAATGCTTCGATAATCTCCCAAAAACGATCTTCTGAAATAACGGTATGAATAGAACTCCAGCCTTCAGTGGCTAAGGGCATAACCGTAGGGCTTTTCATGCCAGGCAAGATACTGATGATCTGTTCGATGGCATGGTTCGGGGCATTCATCAACAAGTATTTATTGTTTCTGGCTGTCAATACTGATTTTATCCGGTAGAGCAACCGGTTCAGAATAGGCGCCACTTCCTCCGGCATTTTCAAGGACTTCACAATGCACGCCTCCGATTTTAAAATGATTTCTTTCTCCTCTAATCCATTTTTAAAAAGCGTACTTCCTGTGCTGACCAAGTCACAGATCGCATCTGCCAAACCTATATTGGGCGCAATTTCTACCGAGCCAGATATTTCATGAATATCTGCCTGAATATGGTGTTTAGTCAGGAATGATTGCAGTGAATTGGGATAAGAGGTGGCGATTCTTTTGCCTTCCAAAAAGGAGGGTCCGGTGTATTCGGTATTTTTGGGAACGGCAATGGAGAGTCTGCATTTCGAAAAGCCAAGCTTAAGTACTTCCTCAATATCTTTTTCTTTTTCAATCACCGTATTCTGGCCAATAATCCCAATATCCGCAATACCGTCCTGAACGTATTGGGGAATATCCGAATTGCGCAAGAATAAAAGATCTATTGGAAATTTATGGGCAGAAGCTTTCAGCTGATCTTTCCCATTATCGACCTTTATACCACATTCTTTCAGGATCTCTATCGAATCTTCGAGCAAGCGGCCTGATTTCTGAACGGCAATTTTAAGACGAGCTGTTGATGTATCCATTATTCTTTTTTTTTACCACACCAGCGAAAAAAAAAGAGGGCTACCAGTATTAATGGTAACCCTCTTTTTGATCAAAATTCCAGATCATGACCTTTCAAAAACGGCATCACCATTCACTCGAACGAGTAAAGCAAGAATGATGATGATGTACAGGTTTGAAAGTCATTTTTAAAAAATTTGTGGTGCGAGACGGAATTGAACCGCCGACACATGGATTTTCAGTCCATTGCTCTACCGACTGAGCTACCGCACCTGCTTTTTGATAAAAGCGGTTGCAAAAATAGACGGATTTTTCATTTTCCACAAACTTCGACGAAAAAAAAACACGATTTTTTTAAGTTACTTTTCAAACATCCAGCATTTTAAGGACTACACCTTGGTTTAATTATTAGGCAACATTATGATTGTCAATTCATTGAGAGCATAAAATACAGGTTCTCTGACAATTTTTGTGTTCTAGTCAGCTGAAAGCCTTGATCATCGCTCTTTATCAATCGCTTATGATCTTCGTTTTAACTGGACTTTTGACATTCGCTGTTTTGAAGGCGGAAGTCGGAAGTCGGAAAGGCTCAGGGGCGCAATTTTCCCACTTTTCCGACTTCCGCTTTCCCACTTCTAGCCTAGAAAACAGAGGAATTCCAAAAGTGTCAAAAGTCCAAGTTTTAAGCTGACCACAAAAATTGTCAGAGAAGGAAAATAAAAATGGTCAGGGATAAAAAAATATTTCCGCCATGTGTACGCTTTTTTATCAAAGAACCCTTAATATTAGGCATGCCATCTAGACTATTAGCTATCCCCTTTGCAGTGGGCTTTGTATTTTTCTTTTACTTAACTTGGTCCAAAGACGAGGCCTATGCTATTTATATTATTCCGTGTAGCATCATGCTAGGGATGATCTTTGTTTTTAGTCCGCAAATCAATTGGTGGTGGTATAAAAAGTATCCACCGGATTTACCAGACGGAATTCGTCGTTTTTTCGGAGAGCATTTTACCTGGTATCGAAATTTGCCTCTCCGTCAAAAGGAATCCTTTCGCCAAAAAACGGCGATGTTTAGTATGGCTACAGATTTCAAACCAATGGTGATGCCTAATGTCCCGGAAGATGTAAAAGCAATCGTAAGTGCTAGTGCAGTTCAATTGACCTTTGGGTTAGAAGATTTCCTGTTGCCAAAGTTTGAAAACGTAGTGATTTATCCTCATCCTTTTCCTTCGCCACAATACCCTGACCGGTTTCATTTGTCGGAAATCTTCGAAGAAGACGGGGTAGTGCTCTTTTCCTTAGATCACCTGGTCAAAAGTTTTGCCGAACCCACAAGTTATTATCATATCGGTTTGCATGAATACGCCAAGATCTTTATGCTTTCTTATCCGAATGAGCCTTATCCAAACTTAGGAGAAGACATTTGGGTAAAACTGGAAGCCATCAGTCATTTCAGTCGACAAGCCATTGAAAACTGGATAAACCTGGCTGATATTGAAGCGCTACCGGTTAGTATTGCTCACTTTTTTGTATTTCCACAGCGATTTAAGGAAGTACTACCTGACATATATAGGATCTATGCCTTAATTTTCAGGCAAGATCCTGCCGCGTCAGCGCATTAAAAGAGATGTTACCCTAATTTAAATTGCACACAGAAAGGTAACTTATTCACAAATTTTCGTCTTAAGTAAGTAAATTTATTCTTTCAACATTACTTAGTAGTTTGACGGAAATAAATGATCCCACTTTTTTCAAAGATTCGCGAATATTTTCACACAACTTCCATGCTGTCAGTTGCTTTGAAAATTTTAGCGAATCAAAAGTTGTATCATTTATTTTTTTTCCGTCTCTTAACAACCCTTTAAGGAATAATTTAGGCTTTAAAGCTGTTTGATATAAAGATTTGAATTAAAAATAGAACGTGAAATGAAAAAATCAAGTCCCTTTTCCTTCGTACAATATACTTCTTTAATATTGGCTTTTTTCCTTGTAGGCGCGTGTGCAGTTAACCCCGTAACAGGTAAGAAGCAAGTAATGTTTATGTCAGAGAGCCAGGAAATTGCCTTAGGCGCAGGTGCTGACCCTAGTATTGTCGCCGAATTTGGTAGTTATGAAAATGAGGCAATCCAGGCATTCATCCAGAAAAAAGGCCAAGAGATGGCCAGTATTTCGCATCGATCCAACCTGAAATTCGAGTTTAAGGTACTGGATTCTCCAGTGGTCAATGCTTTTGCATTGCCTGGCGGCTATGTCTATTTCACCCGTGGCATTTTGGCGCACTTCAATAATGAAGCTCAATTTGCAGGCGTTTTGGGGCACGAGATAGGGCACGTTACGGCGCGCCACGGTGCGAGCCAACAAACGAAGCAAATCCTTTATTCTGGGGGCTTGATGCTTGGCATGGTACTTTCGCCGCAGCTGGCGCAGTTGGGAGATGTAGCTAGCCAAAGTTTGGGCCTGTTGTTCCTCAAGTTTGGCCGGGACGATGAAAGTCAATCCGACCGATTGGGGGTAGAATATTCCACCAAGATCGGCTATGATGCCAAAGAAATGGCCAAATTCTTTGGTGTACTAGATCGTTTGACGGGTGGCCCGGAAGGCCGGGTACCAACATTTATGTCCACCCACCCCGATCCTGCCGACCGAAACGTTAAGGTGGATGAAATGGCCAAAGAGTGGCAAGCTAAATCAACTGGCCAAAATTTTGCTATCAATCGAGACAGTTACCTTCGCCTGATAGACGGCATTGTCTATGGCGAAGATCCTCGCCAGGGATTTGTGGAAGACAATAACTTTTACCATCCGGAATTGAAATTCCAATTCCCAACGCCTGTGGGTTGGCAAGTCCAGAACTCCCCTCAGCAATTGGCCATGGCACCCAAGGACGGAAAGGCCGTCATGATCATGAATTTGGCCCAAGGCCAGTCCTTGGAGGCAGCAGCAACAGCCACCACCGAACAGTACAAATTAAAAACGATTTCTTCCAAAAGTACAACGGTAAATGGTTTTCAAGCGATTGAAATGGTGTCAGAGATGGTAAATGAGCAACAACAGCAGCAACAAGGACAGCAAGCCCAAGCAGTACAAATTCAAACCTATCTTATCCTGTACAACAACTTGATCTATAGGTTCTTGGGCATGTCTTATGCTCAAGATTTTGGTGCTTACCAGACCGTTTTTCTGAATACTATGCGCAATTTCAAAACCTTGACTGATCCCAACAAGCTCAATCGCCAACCCGAGCGGATTGCCGTCAAAGCAGTGCAACAAGGCGGCACCTTGGCTGATGTCTTTCGTTTTTATGGACTGGACAGCAAACGACACGAAGAATTTGCCATTCTGAATGATATGCAACTGAGTGACGCCGTTCCTACGGGAATGTTAATCAAAGTACTGCAGTGGTAATTTTTTGGACGTAGAGTTATTGGAGGGTTAGAGGTATTGGAGATCGTTAGTTAGTCTTTTCTCCACTAACTTCACCCCTCCAATAACTCTACGTCCCCTAAAAAAGCCTTGAAATCAGCTCAGGGAGAATGCCTACTCCTCCCGATATTGCCGCTGATCTCCCAATTGCTTGGAGATTTCATGCAATTCTATTTGCAGCTTTTGCATTTTATCATGATAATCTCGCTGCAGCTTTTCTTGTAATTCCTGCATGCGCGCCTGTGTTTTTTGATTCGTTTCTGAATTTAGTTTTTGAAAAGCTTCTTGTTGCTTTTCTCTCACTTCCTGAAGTTTTTTCATCTCATCACTCTGCATAAATCGTTCATGTACTTCATTGAGCGCTTTCATTTGTGTTTGCAATTTTAGCTCCAAATCTCCTTGCTGTAGCTGGAATTCCCTATGCAAGTCCTCCATTTTCTTTTGCAACTCCATATGAAGGGCCTCATTGTTTTTTAAGTCGCCCCTGGTTTCTATTTCTCGAGCAATAGCCTCCGCCTTTTTCTCAAAAGCCTTGTGAATTTCTTCAAATTTCTTCATGTCAGGCGATTCCATGAGGGCTTTTTCTTTTTCTCTCATTTCTTCCGACAACTTTCTTTCGATGCGTTCCATTTCTTTCTCTAAACCTTCATTTTCTCCTTGCCATTCTTCCTCAAATTTTCGATGAGCGGTTTCAAATTCACGCATCAATTTTTCCATTTCCTGTCTTTCGGGGCTGTTCTCCATTTCTCTGGCCAAGGCCTCCATTTGTTCTATCAAGGCTTGCTCTTTTTTGCGAAGTGCCTTCAACGCTTCCGGTGGAATGGTATCTTGAGCTATCTGGAATATAGCGGGAGAAGAAGACCTTGCGCGGTTTTCATCAGCCAGCGCCTGAGCGGCTAATATCGATTCGGCAGCTGCCACCCGTTCGGCCAGGACCGGCCTTGCATCCATTTCTGCGTCTGCTGGATTAGCCATGGCCGCTCCTACTTGCCTTTCTAATATGGGGCTGGTCCTAAAGGCTGCCAAAACAAAAAAGGCGGTTATTAATAATATACTGAGCCAACCTTTGGTCAACACATTAGCTTTCGGTTCTTCGCCTATCAATCGCTGAATGCGAGCGATGACTTTACTTTCCGGAGCATTAAAAGACATGGCCAAAGAAGGCGTTTCCAGTCGCCATTCCTCTAATTTGGCAAGGGTATAGGCAAGTTGATGTTTATTCTTCGTTAAACCTACAGCGACATCATCACAACACAATTCGCGTTCTTCCCTTATGTTTTTGGAAATCCACCAAACAGCGGGGTTAAAAAAGAGCGCCACTTCTACAATCGACTGCAAGATATTCACAGCAAAATCATAGCGCTGGATATGCGCCAATTCATGTGCCAGAATACAGGCAACCTGGTCGGTTGTTAAACCGTTAACTAAGCCAATAGGCATTAAGATAACTGGCTGTATAACACCTACCGTTAAGGGACTAGTGACCCAATCACTCTCCATCAGACGCACCACTCTACGGATGCCCAGTCGATCCGCATAAGTCTGCATATGATCCATCCATTGGCCTGAGATAGGACTGGCATTGATTTGCAAACGCTGAATATACACCAATTCTAAGACCAAACGGATAGACATCATCCCTACACCTGCTAACCAGGAGATAACTAAAAAAGGGAAAAAAACAGTCGGGAAATTCATACCTCCTTCCGTTTCACCTATCGCTGCCGCAAAGGGGTTGGCTAACTCATAAAACGACTCCCCTGGCCCCATCCCCGCAATCACCTCGCTTGCAGATAAATTGTTATAAATGCCAATGAACGTTGCCAATACCATCCCCGAAAAGAGGAATAGCCCCAGGATACCCACCCCATACCGAGTGGCGGCACTTGCACCCTTTAGGTAATGCCAGCTAAGGCTCAATAAACCAACGATCAAAAGCCCTTGCCAAAGGGAATGCAACATGCTTTGTCCGATGGCCTGTATGAGTGCATCAGACATGAAATATTCAATGATTGTCATGATTGTCTTTTTCTAATTGTTGAATTAAATCTTTGATTCGTGCCAAATCCTGCATGCTGGTCTTTTGATGACCCAATGCATGCATGGCTAATTTGAGCGGTGAGCCTTCAAAAACCGTGTTCAGCAATTTATCCACCATGTTCTCTTGAATGATATCCTTTTTTACAATGGCTTCGTACAGGTGTGTCTTCTGCGAAGTGTCCCTTTTTAGAAAGTCTTTGTCCGCCATGACTTGCATCATTTTGAGCGTGGTAGTATAAACGACTTTACGGTTTTTGTTTAGTTCGGTATGCACAAAACGAACGCTGGATGCGCCATGTTCCCATAGCACACTTAAGACTTCGAGTTCTGCATCAGTAGGTTTCTTGTCCATATTCCTAGGATTTACAACAATCTACGATAGTTATCGTATGACAAATATATACGATAGTTATCGTAGATGCAAGTGCTATATGCTTTTTTTTAAAGGAAAATATTTGAGCGGGTTGTTTTTGAACTGGTTTGCGGGGAGCAAACTGAGTGTACTGAGCAGTCGCAGACCTCAGAAGTTTACTGAAGGGGGACCTGGCTAAACTGTGCTGTTTCGCTCGGCTTGTCAGGGAGCC from Saprospiraceae bacterium encodes:
- a CDS encoding BlaI/MecI/CopY family transcriptional regulator; translated protein: MDKKPTDAELEVLSVLWEHGASSVRFVHTELNKNRKVVYTTTLKMMQVMADKDFLKRDTSQKTHLYEAIVKKDIIQENMVDKLLNTVFEGSPLKLAMHALGHQKTSMQDLARIKDLIQQLEKDNHDNH